TTTATAAATTCATCGGCATGGGCATGTTTTGCAGCGGCATACACTTGCTCATCGGTTGCATTTGGGTTGCCGTAGCGGATGTTATGCATAACATCGGAGCTAAATAAAATAGGGTTTTGCGCTACCATGCCCATTTTATTGCGCAGAGTATTAAGTGATAGGTCTTTAATATTTATATCTTTAAACTTAATAGCTCCACTGGCCGGATCGTAAAAACGTTGTAGCAATTCAAATAATGTAGTTTTACCAGCGCCAGAAGGGCCAACAATAGCCACAGTTTGGCCTTGCTGAATATTTAGGCTTACCTTATTAAGTGCGCTTACATCGGGGCGAGAAGGATAGTTAAAGCTAATGTTTTCAAGCGCAATTGCAGGGGAACTACTTTCTTGCAGTAAATTACTATCTTGTGGGTTTAGCGGGTTTTCTATTTCACTTTTAACCGCAAGTAGCTCAAGTAATCTTGCAGCCGCGCCTGCTGCTCTTTGTAGTTCGCCATACACTTCAGCAACGGTAGCCACCGACATTGCGACCATAATAGCGTAAAACACAAATGCACCTAACTCGCCGCCGGTCATAGTACCCGCAAGTACATCGTTACCACCCACCCAAAGCATTGCGCTAATGGCACTAAAGGTTAAAAAAATCACTACGGCTATTAAAAACGAACGTTGTTTGATACGTTTTTTAGCCACGTTAAAGGCTTTTTCGGTCTCGAGTGCAAAGGCATGCTGTTCTTGTTCTTCATGGCTATAGCTTTGCACTACTTTAATATTTTGTATGATTTCGCCTGCATAGGTGCTTATGTCGGCAATGGCATCTTGGCTTGAGCTTGCAAGCTTACGTACCTTGCGGCCAAATACCATCATTGGGACAAGTACTAGCGGCACACAGGCAACAACCACTAAAGTAAGTTTTAAATTGGTGAACAGTAACATGGCTAAACCGCCCACCAACATAAGTACGCTGCGCAGCGCCATAGAAAACGATGAGCCGATAATAGATTGTAATAAGGTGGTATCAGTGGTTAAGCGAGACATAAGCTCGCCGCTGCGGTTTTCTTCAAAGTAGCTAGGGTGCAGCGTAACAATGCGATTAAACACGGCTTTTCGAATATCGTTGCTGACCCGTTCGCCAATCCACGACATTAAATAAAAACGGCTAAAAGTGCCTACTGCTAATAAGCTGATTAAACCAATAAGTACTAATACGGCCTGCTGTAATTGCACCTTTGATCCAGCAATAAAGCCATGATCAATAACAAATTTAACACCTTGCCCCAATGACAAGTTAACGCCTGCCGTTACGAGTAATGCGGCTAGGGCGGCGACTACCATCCACTTATACGGTTTAATAAAAGCAAAAACAGGTAATAAACTGCTAAAAGCAGCCTTTTCGGCTATAGGTGTTTCTTTTGACATAGTGGATTCTTTTTGAAGGTTAAGGTATAGATATGGCATCAAGGTAATAAA
This sequence is a window from Pseudoalteromonas aliena SW19. Protein-coding genes within it:
- a CDS encoding ABC transporter transmembrane domain-containing protein is translated as MSKETPIAEKAAFSSLLPVFAFIKPYKWMVVAALAALLVTAGVNLSLGQGVKFVIDHGFIAGSKVQLQQAVLVLIGLISLLAVGTFSRFYLMSWIGERVSNDIRKAVFNRIVTLHPSYFEENRSGELMSRLTTDTTLLQSIIGSSFSMALRSVLMLVGGLAMLLFTNLKLTLVVVACVPLVLVPMMVFGRKVRKLASSSQDAIADISTYAGEIIQNIKVVQSYSHEEQEQHAFALETEKAFNVAKKRIKQRSFLIAVVIFLTFSAISAMLWVGGNDVLAGTMTGGELGAFVFYAIMVAMSVATVAEVYGELQRAAGAAARLLELLAVKSEIENPLNPQDSNLLQESSSPAIALENISFNYPSRPDVSALNKVSLNIQQGQTVAIVGPSGAGKTTLFELLQRFYDPASGAIKFKDINIKDLSLNTLRNKMGMVAQNPILFSSDVMHNIRYGNPNATDEQVYAAAKHAHADEFINQLPQGYHSFLGEQGVRLSGGQKQRIVLARAILKDPEILLLDEATSALDAQSEHHVQAALEHLMQNRTTLIIAHRLSTVKHADVIVVMENGEIIATGSHQVLLASNPLYQKLCELQFNKD